In Holophagales bacterium, one DNA window encodes the following:
- a CDS encoding DUF3883 domain-containing protein yields the protein MRDEVAYKHLAYADGAKALHLDRWKAWRRSPGKILGAVKAACEQRVSRNLLEQQRHGPKSCSHSPLFLATTTQAVAGLEEALFEYLLGGDSSAASFGPRFDAFASYLKAHRLGCKWPFLAYLAFLLEPRSFMPVRPERFDALLTHYGLSTRLASNISWKAYEELLRVTDFLRNELSIYGTPSLIEIQSYMWVVANLVNAGLAPDDEGTAIDFAATLKARQCRADERERIGLAGELFVFEELRRRLLAGNRPDLAEATKLVADDSAALGYDIRSFDDLGREIHVEVKSTTRGREQDYGFFISENEIRCAKNDPAWRLFRVWSVDKSPTLEDLGNPITSAPDGWRIEASTWHVSPDSHVAWRS from the coding sequence GTGCGTGACGAGGTCGCCTACAAGCATCTGGCCTATGCCGACGGTGCGAAGGCCTTGCATCTCGATCGCTGGAAGGCCTGGCGTCGATCCCCCGGGAAGATCCTCGGGGCGGTGAAGGCTGCCTGCGAGCAACGCGTCAGCCGGAACCTGCTAGAGCAGCAGCGGCACGGACCAAAGAGCTGCTCTCACTCGCCCCTGTTCCTTGCGACTACAACCCAAGCCGTAGCCGGCCTCGAGGAGGCGCTCTTCGAGTATCTGCTCGGAGGCGACTCCTCGGCCGCGTCGTTCGGCCCACGGTTCGACGCTTTCGCGTCTTACCTGAAGGCGCACCGGCTGGGCTGCAAGTGGCCTTTCCTGGCTTACCTGGCCTTCTTGTTGGAGCCGCGGAGCTTCATGCCGGTTCGGCCGGAGCGCTTCGATGCCCTGCTCACGCATTACGGCCTGTCGACAAGGCTGGCCTCCAACATCTCCTGGAAGGCCTACGAGGAGCTCTTGCGCGTCACCGACTTCCTGCGCAACGAGCTTTCGATCTATGGAACGCCGAGCCTCATCGAGATCCAGTCCTACATGTGGGTGGTCGCGAACCTGGTCAATGCAGGCCTTGCGCCCGACGACGAGGGCACCGCGATCGACTTCGCAGCCACCCTGAAGGCGCGACAGTGCCGGGCCGACGAGCGGGAGAGGATCGGCCTAGCGGGAGAGCTGTTCGTGTTCGAGGAGCTCAGGCGGCGCCTACTGGCGGGGAATCGACCTGACCTTGCAGAAGCGACCAAGCTGGTGGCCGACGACTCGGCCGCACTCGGCTACGACATCCGCAGCTTCGACGACTTGGGGCGCGAGATTCACGTCGAGGTCAAGTCGACCACACGCGGGCGAGAGCAGGACTACGGGTTCTTCATCTCGGAGAATGAGATCCGGTGCGCCAAGAACGATCCTGCGTGGCGCCTCTTCAGGGTTTGGTCGGTCGACAAGAGCCCGACTCTCGAAGACCTTGGGAACCCGATCACCTCGGCGCCCGACGGCTGGCGCATCGAAGCGTCGACCTGGCATGTCAGCCCCGATTCCCATGTCGCTTGGCGGTCGTAG
- a CDS encoding ATP-binding protein → MDPIQNPFSPGAGSPPPELVGRDPVLEQARILLGRVKLRRPEKSLLLTGLRGVGKTVLLNEIKRLAAQQEYRTVSIEALEEKPLAELLVPYLKNLLFELDRAAGAGGKVKRGLAVLRSFIGAIRVTVSDVTFGLDIEPEAGAADSGDLEIDLPNLLVAIAEAAEDKKTGVALFIDEIQYFSQKELGALIMALHRIQQGQLPFVLFGAGLPILPGLAGEAKSYAERRFSFPDIGALSREDAAKAIKEPALAAGVVVEPAALEEIFRLTQGYPYFLQEWGYQSWNRAPSSPITLQIVHDATAIVLPRLDENFFRVRFDRLTPGEKTFLRAMAELGAGPYRTAEIADALRVKLTSLGPVRANLIRKGMVYSPAHGEMAFTVPLFDEFMRRAIPEFQPRSASASEKGSA, encoded by the coding sequence ATGGACCCGATCCAGAATCCCTTCTCCCCCGGTGCCGGATCTCCCCCTCCCGAACTCGTCGGGCGGGATCCGGTCTTGGAACAGGCGAGGATACTCCTCGGCCGGGTGAAACTCCGGCGGCCCGAGAAGAGCCTGCTGCTCACGGGGCTGCGGGGGGTCGGAAAGACCGTTCTCCTCAACGAGATCAAGCGTCTGGCGGCTCAGCAGGAGTACCGCACAGTCTCCATCGAAGCCCTCGAAGAGAAGCCACTGGCCGAGCTCTTGGTGCCTTACCTCAAGAACCTCCTCTTCGAGCTGGACCGCGCCGCCGGGGCGGGCGGCAAGGTCAAGCGGGGCCTCGCCGTCCTGCGGAGCTTCATTGGCGCGATCCGAGTCACGGTCAGCGACGTGACCTTCGGGCTCGACATCGAACCGGAGGCGGGAGCCGCCGACAGCGGAGACCTCGAGATCGACCTTCCCAACCTCCTCGTGGCTATCGCAGAAGCGGCCGAGGACAAGAAGACCGGGGTGGCGCTCTTCATCGACGAGATCCAGTACTTCAGTCAGAAGGAGCTGGGAGCGCTGATCATGGCGCTCCACCGGATCCAGCAGGGCCAGCTTCCATTCGTCCTGTTCGGAGCGGGGCTGCCGATCCTGCCCGGACTCGCCGGCGAAGCGAAGTCATACGCTGAACGGCGCTTCAGCTTCCCAGACATCGGTGCACTGTCTCGAGAGGATGCTGCCAAGGCCATCAAGGAACCCGCGCTGGCCGCCGGGGTGGTCGTCGAGCCGGCTGCCTTGGAGGAGATCTTCAGGCTCACTCAGGGCTACCCGTACTTCCTGCAGGAGTGGGGCTACCAGTCCTGGAATCGGGCGCCCTCCTCGCCGATTACCCTGCAGATCGTTCATGACGCGACAGCCATCGTGCTTCCGCGCCTCGACGAGAACTTCTTCCGTGTCCGATTCGATCGGCTGACGCCCGGGGAGAAGACCTTCCTGCGGGCGATGGCGGAGCTCGGCGCCGGCCCCTACCGCACCGCGGAGATCGCCGACGCGTTGCGCGTGAAGCTGACGAGCCTCGGACCGGTGCGCGCCAATCTCATCCGGAAGGGCATGGTCTACAGCCCGGCCCATGGCGAAATGGCATTCACCGTCCCGCTGTTCGACGAGTTCATGCGCCGGGCCATCCCGGAATTCCAGCCAAGGTCTGCCTCGGCTTCCGAGAAGGGCTCGGCCTGA
- a CDS encoding SpoIIE family protein phosphatase: MTANPAVGGAPRDGRELGAEEKCALLLEISRRSRGTLDLTETLDTLLGAVGSVVDYDAAGIFALAEDLYPGRERPPGVIAGVARRGFEIRPVADDAMLSSGRGIVGHAIRTGQSVLVPDVSRDPRYVVGRNETRSELAVPVVVDGRTIAALNVESDRLDAFDARDVGLLEFFAEAAAMAIEKAMLHRHLLDREHLETQLRIARDVQTGLLPAAAPVLPGYDLAGVCLPSLELGGDYFDFLPLPDGRLGLVIADVAGKGVPAALVMATFRALLRSRHDLGTRVDATVTEVGRLLRESAAPRQFVTCIYALLEPASGRLTYASCGHPLAVLERADGRLEELPNCGPALGVFGDAGHVERETTLAPGDRLVLFTDGLLEAANPAGEELGSGRLMAALAGSRGLSAAALVDELVAQVRAFTASPHLADDLTLLVLRRSVAQE; the protein is encoded by the coding sequence ATGACAGCGAATCCGGCGGTCGGCGGCGCACCGCGCGACGGGCGGGAGCTCGGCGCCGAGGAGAAGTGTGCGCTGCTGCTCGAGATCTCGCGGCGCAGCCGGGGGACGCTCGATCTGACCGAGACGCTCGACACGCTGCTCGGAGCGGTGGGGTCCGTGGTGGACTACGACGCGGCCGGGATCTTCGCGCTCGCCGAGGATCTCTACCCGGGGCGGGAGCGGCCGCCGGGGGTGATCGCCGGGGTGGCGCGCCGCGGCTTCGAGATCCGGCCCGTCGCCGACGACGCGATGCTCAGCTCCGGGCGGGGGATCGTCGGGCATGCCATCCGCACCGGTCAGAGCGTGCTCGTACCGGATGTCAGCCGGGATCCCCGCTACGTCGTCGGAAGGAACGAGACGCGCTCGGAGCTCGCGGTGCCGGTCGTCGTCGACGGCCGCACGATCGCCGCCCTCAACGTCGAGAGCGATCGCCTCGACGCCTTCGACGCGCGCGATGTCGGGCTGCTCGAGTTCTTCGCCGAGGCGGCGGCGATGGCGATCGAGAAGGCGATGCTCCACCGCCACCTGCTCGACCGCGAGCACCTCGAGACGCAGCTCCGCATCGCCCGCGACGTGCAGACCGGCCTGTTGCCGGCGGCAGCGCCGGTGCTGCCGGGCTACGACCTCGCCGGCGTCTGTCTGCCGAGCCTCGAGCTCGGCGGCGACTACTTCGACTTCCTGCCACTTCCCGACGGTCGGCTCGGCCTGGTGATCGCCGATGTCGCCGGCAAGGGCGTGCCGGCGGCTCTGGTCATGGCGACCTTCCGCGCGCTGCTGCGCTCGCGCCACGATCTGGGGACCAGGGTCGATGCCACGGTGACGGAGGTCGGCCGGCTGTTGCGCGAGTCGGCGGCGCCGCGCCAGTTCGTCACCTGCATCTACGCCCTGCTCGAACCGGCGAGCGGCCGGCTGACCTACGCGAGCTGCGGCCACCCGCTCGCGGTGCTCGAGCGCGCCGATGGCAGGCTCGAGGAGCTGCCGAACTGCGGACCGGCGCTCGGCGTCTTCGGCGACGCCGGGCATGTCGAGCGTGAGACGACGCTCGCTCCCGGCGACCGGTTGGTGCTCTTCACCGACGGGTTGCTCGAGGCGGCGAACCCGGCGGGCGAGGAGCTCGGCTCCGGCCGGCTGATGGCGGCGCTCGCCGGCTCGCGCGGCCTTTCGGCCGCGGCGCTGGTCGACGAGCTGGTAGCCCAGGTGCGCGCTTTCACCGCCTCGCCCCATCTCGCCGACGACCTGACGCTGCTCGTCCTGCGGCGTTCGGTCGCACAGGAGTAG
- a CDS encoding cation-translocating P-type ATPase, translating into MADVPSQEDRSAPYRQSVDEVAKALGTDAQRGLSDAEAAARLLRFGRNELATVKPVAAWRRFAAQFRDVLVLLLLAATAISAVLWALERDTTLPYESFAILAVVLLNATLGFVLESRAEAAVAALKAMSAAEATAIRAGERRRVPAAELVPGDLVLIEEGDTLAADARLVEVTGLQTGEAALTGESQPVDKETAPIAAEAALGDRVNMIWSGTAVTYGHGKALVTATGMRTEMGRIAVLLGETRATSTPLQRELDRLGRRLGLAVLVIAAVMIATIVVVDQVRSAAAFLDALILGVALAVAAVPEGLPAVVTAVLALGVQRLAKRRAIVRHLAAVETLGSASVIASDKTGTLTRNEMTVRMLVTASGRVAFGGSGYGPEGDVTREDGGPLDGALRLELERALTAADRANNAAIVERDGRSSAQGDPTEAALLAAARKAGLAPSALAARLPRVGEVPFSSERKLMSTIHRDAESDRRLVVFTKGAPGVVLERCAAELVGAEVRPLTPERRAAILRTNDALADAALRTLGIATRWLTDEMLPAGGQVSEQAERDLVFLGLVGMIDPPRAEAKEAVARARGAGIRPLMITGDHPRTAVVIARELGISDDGRVVTGAELERMDDEALRLAVDATAVYARVNPAHKLRLVQALQHGGAIVAMTGDGVNDAPALKMADIGVAMGITGTDVSKEAADLVLADDNFATLVAAVEEGRAVFANIRRFLRFLLSSNIGEVLTMFFGVLLAHRLGLPAKEGAVVLPLLATQLLWINLVTDGAPALALGVDPPDEDLMIRSARPAGERTITPRMWRGIGLVGLAMAAGTLFVLDAALPGGMVEGNGDLPFAQTMAFTTLMLFQLFNVLNARSDERSAFSRLFTNRWLWASLVLSLALQGIVLEVPALQRAFGTVSLGVGDWLRCLAVASSVLWLREAQKVVLRLADRRRASASGRPT; encoded by the coding sequence ATCGCAGACGTTCCGTCGCAAGAGGATCGAAGCGCCCCGTATCGGCAGTCGGTCGACGAGGTGGCGAAGGCGCTCGGTACCGACGCCCAGCGCGGCCTGAGCGACGCGGAGGCCGCGGCGCGTCTCCTGCGCTTCGGTCGCAACGAGCTGGCGACGGTGAAGCCCGTCGCCGCCTGGCGGCGGTTCGCCGCCCAGTTCCGGGACGTGCTGGTCCTGCTGCTGCTGGCGGCCACGGCGATCTCGGCGGTGCTTTGGGCGCTGGAGCGCGACACGACGCTGCCCTACGAGTCGTTCGCCATCCTCGCGGTGGTGCTGCTCAACGCCACCCTCGGCTTCGTGCTCGAGTCGCGGGCGGAGGCGGCGGTGGCGGCGCTCAAGGCGATGTCCGCGGCCGAGGCCACGGCGATCCGCGCTGGCGAGCGCCGCCGCGTGCCGGCCGCCGAGCTCGTCCCCGGCGACCTCGTGCTAATCGAGGAGGGCGACACCCTCGCCGCCGATGCGCGGCTCGTCGAGGTGACCGGGTTGCAGACCGGCGAAGCGGCGTTGACCGGCGAGAGCCAGCCGGTCGACAAGGAGACGGCGCCGATCGCCGCCGAGGCCGCCCTCGGCGACCGCGTCAACATGATCTGGAGCGGCACCGCCGTCACCTACGGGCACGGCAAGGCGCTGGTCACGGCGACCGGGATGCGGACCGAGATGGGGCGCATCGCCGTCCTGCTCGGCGAGACGCGCGCCACGTCGACGCCGCTGCAGCGCGAGCTCGACCGCCTCGGAAGACGACTCGGGCTCGCCGTGCTGGTGATCGCGGCGGTGATGATCGCCACCATCGTCGTCGTCGACCAGGTGCGCAGCGCCGCGGCGTTCCTCGACGCCCTGATCCTCGGCGTGGCGCTCGCCGTCGCCGCGGTGCCGGAGGGGCTGCCGGCGGTGGTCACCGCCGTGCTCGCCCTCGGCGTACAGCGCCTGGCGAAGCGCCGGGCGATCGTCCGCCATCTCGCTGCGGTCGAGACGCTGGGCTCGGCGAGCGTCATCGCCTCCGACAAGACCGGCACCTTGACCCGCAACGAGATGACCGTGCGGATGCTGGTCACCGCGAGCGGGCGCGTGGCGTTCGGCGGCTCCGGCTACGGACCCGAGGGGGACGTGACGCGCGAGGACGGCGGGCCGCTCGACGGGGCGTTGCGCCTGGAGCTCGAGCGTGCCTTGACCGCCGCCGATCGCGCCAACAACGCCGCGATCGTCGAGCGCGACGGCCGCTCGAGCGCGCAGGGCGATCCGACCGAGGCGGCGCTGCTCGCCGCCGCACGCAAGGCCGGGCTCGCCCCCTCGGCCCTCGCCGCGCGGCTGCCGCGCGTCGGGGAGGTGCCGTTCTCCTCCGAACGCAAGTTGATGAGCACCATCCACCGCGATGCCGAAAGCGACCGGCGCCTGGTCGTCTTCACCAAGGGCGCTCCCGGCGTGGTGCTCGAACGCTGCGCCGCCGAGCTCGTCGGTGCCGAGGTGCGGCCGCTCACGCCGGAGCGCCGGGCGGCGATCCTGCGGACCAACGACGCGCTCGCCGACGCGGCGCTGCGCACGCTCGGGATCGCGACCCGCTGGCTGACGGACGAGATGCTCCCGGCCGGCGGCCAGGTGAGCGAGCAGGCGGAGCGCGACCTCGTCTTCCTCGGGCTCGTCGGCATGATTGACCCGCCGCGCGCCGAGGCGAAGGAGGCGGTGGCGCGCGCCCGCGGGGCGGGGATCCGGCCGCTGATGATCACCGGCGATCATCCGCGGACGGCGGTGGTCATCGCCCGCGAGCTCGGCATCTCCGACGACGGTCGGGTGGTCACCGGTGCCGAGCTCGAACGGATGGACGACGAAGCGCTGAGACTGGCGGTCGACGCGACGGCGGTCTATGCCCGGGTCAACCCCGCGCACAAGCTGCGGCTCGTCCAGGCGCTGCAGCACGGCGGCGCGATCGTCGCGATGACCGGCGACGGGGTCAACGACGCTCCGGCGCTGAAGATGGCCGATATCGGCGTGGCGATGGGGATCACCGGCACTGACGTCTCGAAGGAGGCGGCCGACCTGGTGCTCGCCGACGACAACTTCGCCACGCTGGTCGCCGCCGTGGAGGAGGGGCGGGCGGTCTTCGCCAACATCCGCCGGTTCCTGCGCTTCCTGCTCTCGTCGAACATCGGCGAGGTGCTGACGATGTTCTTCGGCGTGCTGCTGGCTCACCGTCTCGGTCTGCCTGCCAAGGAGGGCGCCGTCGTCCTGCCGCTCCTGGCGACGCAACTGCTGTGGATCAACCTGGTGACCGACGGCGCGCCGGCCTTGGCGCTCGGTGTGGATCCGCCGGACGAGGACCTGATGATCCGGTCGGCGCGCCCCGCCGGCGAGAGGACGATCACCCCACGGATGTGGCGCGGCATCGGCCTCGTCGGCCTCGCGATGGCGGCCGGCACGCTCTTCGTGCTCGACGCCGCGCTGCCCGGCGGGATGGTGGAGGGGAACGGCGACCTGCCGTTCGCGCAGACGATGGCCTTCACCACCCTCATGCTCTTCCAGCTCTTCAACGTCCTCAATGCGCGCTCGGACGAGCGGAGCGCCTTCTCGCGTCTCTTCACCAACCGCTGGCTCTGGGCCTCGCTCGTCCTGTCCCTCGCCCTGCAGGGGATCGTGCTCGAGGTCCCCGCCCTGCAGCGCGCCTTCGGGACGGTCTCGCTCGGGGTCGGAGACTGGCTGCGCTGTCTCGCCGTGGCGAGCAGCGTCCTCTGGTTGCGCGAGGCGCAGAAGGTGGTTCTGCGGCTCGCCGACCGCCGGAGGGCGAGCGCCTCCGGGCGTCCGACCTGA